A window of the Canis lupus baileyi chromosome 1, mCanLup2.hap1, whole genome shotgun sequence genome harbors these coding sequences:
- the LOC140612046 gene encoding large ribosomal subunit protein eL31-like: MAPAKKGGEKKKGHSAINEVVTREYTINIHKRIHGVGFKKRAPRALKEIRKFAMKEMGTPDVRIDTRLNKAVWAKGIRNVPYRIRVRLSRKCNEDEDSPNKLYTLVTYVPVTTFKNLQTVNVDEN; the protein is encoded by the coding sequence ATGGCTCCTGCAAAGAAGGGTGGCGAGAAGAAGAAGGGCCATTCTGCCATCaacgaggtagtgaccagagaataCACCATCAACATTCACAAACGTATCCATGGAGTGGGTTTCAAGAAGCGTGCCCCTCGGGCACTCAAAGAGATCCGGAAAtttgccatgaaggagatgggaactccagatgtgcgcattgacaccaggctcaacaaagctgtctgggccaaaggaataaggaatgttccataccGTATCCGTGTGCGGTTGTCCAGAAAATGTAACGAGGATGAAgattcaccaaacaagctctacaCGCTGGTTACCTACGtacctgtcaccactttcaaaaatctacagactgttaatgtggatgagaactaa